From Variimorphobacter saccharofermentans, one genomic window encodes:
- the rpsL gene encoding 30S ribosomal protein S12, which produces MPTFNQLVRKGRQTVEKKSNSPALQKGFNSLNKRATDISSPQKRGVCTAVRTATPKKPNSALRKIARVRLSNGIEVTSYIPGEGHNLQEHSVVLIRGGRVKDLPGTRYHVVRGTLDTAGVAKRKQARSKYGAKRPKDAK; this is translated from the coding sequence ATGCCCACATTTAACCAGCTAGTAAGAAAAGGTAGACAGACAGTTGAGAAGAAATCAAATTCTCCTGCTTTACAGAAAGGTTTTAACTCCTTAAATAAGAGAGCAACCGACATTTCCTCTCCTCAAAAAAGAGGTGTATGTACAGCAGTTAGAACAGCAACTCCTAAGAAGCCTAATTCAGCACTTCGTAAGATTGCCAGAGTTCGTCTGTCAAACGGTATCGAAGTAACAAGTTATATCCCAGGCGAAGGTCACAACCTTCAGGAGCATAGCGTTGTTCTGATAAGAGGTGGTAGAGTAAAGGACTTACCTGGTACTCGTTATCACGTTGTCAGAGGTACACTTGATACAGCAGGCGTTGCTAAGAGAAAACAGGCACGTTCTAAGTACGGTGCAAAGAGACCGAAAGACGCTAAATAA
- the rpsG gene encoding 30S ribosomal protein S7, whose product MPRKGHIQKRDVLADPVYNNKVVTKLINNIMLDGKKGVAQKIVYGAFERVAEKTGKDAVEVFEEALNNIMPVLEVKARRIGGATYQVPIEVRPDRRQALALRWITMFTRKRGEKTMQERLANEIMDAANNTGASVKRKEDMHKMAESNKAFAHYRW is encoded by the coding sequence GTGCCAAGAAAAGGTCATATACAAAAAAGAGATGTTTTGGCAGATCCGGTATACAATAATAAGGTTGTTACTAAGCTTATCAATAACATTATGTTAGATGGTAAGAAGGGTGTTGCACAAAAAATTGTATACGGAGCATTTGAAAGAGTGGCTGAAAAAACCGGTAAGGATGCCGTTGAAGTATTTGAAGAGGCATTAAACAATATTATGCCAGTACTTGAAGTAAAAGCAAGACGTATCGGTGGTGCTACCTATCAGGTTCCGATCGAGGTTAGACCGGATAGAAGACAAGCGCTTGCACTTCGTTGGATTACCATGTTTACTCGTAAGAGAGGCGAGAAGACGATGCAGGAGAGACTTGCGAATGAAATTATGGATGCTGCAAATAATACTGGTGCATCTGTAAAAAGAAAAGAAGATATGCATAAGATGGCAGAGTCTAACAAGGCATTTGCACATTACAGATGGTAA
- the fusA gene encoding elongation factor G, which yields MAGREYPLERTRNIGIMAHIDAGKTTLTERILYYTGVNYKIGDTHEGTATMDWMEQEQERGITITSAATTCHWTQEFEHKKIPDALEHRINIIDTPGHVDFTVEVERSLRVLDSAVGVFCAKGGVEPQSETVWRQADKYNVPRMAFVNKMDISGADFFNVIKMIRTRLGKNPVALQLPIGKEDTFKGIIDLFEMKAYYYNDDKGEDISITDIPDDMKDLAEEYRAAMIESICETDDDLIEKYLEGEEPTTEELKAALRRATISVQIIPVLCGSAYRNKGVQKLLDAIIEYMPAPTDIEDIKGVDEDGNEVHRKSSDDEPFAALAFKIMADPFVGKLAFFRVYSGTLNSGSYVLNSTKNKKERVGRILQMHANKREDLEKVYSGDIAAAVGLKVTTTGDTICDEKHPVVLESMEFPEPVINVAIEPKTKAGQDKMGEALAKLAEEDPTFRTYTNEETGQTIIAGMGELHLEIIVDRLLREFKVEANVGAPQVAYKESFTKTVEVDSKYAKQSGGRGQYGHCKVRFEPMDANAEKTYEFVNEITGGAIPKEYIPAVDAGIQEASKAGVLGGYPVLGIRAICFDGSYHEVDSSEMAFKIAGSMAFKDAMHKAGAVLLEPIMRVEVTVPEEYMGDVIGDISSRRGRIEGSEDINGSKLIRGFVPLSEMFGYATSLRSKTQGRGAYSMFFASYEPVPKNVQEKVLSAKAGK from the coding sequence TTGGCAGGAAGAGAATATCCGTTAGAGAGAACTAGAAATATCGGTATTATGGCACATATCGATGCGGGTAAGACAACACTTACCGAACGTATCCTGTACTATACCGGTGTTAACTACAAAATCGGTGATACTCACGAGGGTACTGCAACCATGGACTGGATGGAGCAGGAACAGGAAAGAGGTATTACCATCACATCAGCGGCGACTACATGTCATTGGACCCAAGAATTTGAGCACAAAAAAATCCCCGATGCGTTAGAGCATCGTATTAATATTATCGATACACCAGGTCACGTTGACTTTACTGTTGAGGTTGAGCGTTCCTTACGTGTACTTGATAGTGCGGTAGGTGTATTCTGTGCCAAAGGTGGTGTTGAGCCACAGTCTGAGACGGTTTGGCGTCAGGCAGATAAGTATAACGTACCTAGAATGGCTTTTGTTAATAAGATGGACATTTCTGGTGCGGACTTTTTCAATGTAATAAAGATGATTCGAACAAGATTAGGAAAGAACCCGGTTGCGTTACAGTTACCAATCGGTAAAGAGGATACCTTCAAGGGCATCATCGATTTGTTCGAAATGAAAGCTTACTATTACAATGATGATAAAGGGGAAGACATTTCTATCACAGATATTCCTGATGATATGAAGGATCTTGCTGAAGAATACAGAGCAGCTATGATTGAGTCCATCTGCGAGACAGATGATGATCTGATTGAGAAATACTTAGAGGGTGAAGAGCCTACAACAGAAGAATTAAAGGCTGCCTTAAGAAGAGCTACAATCAGTGTTCAGATTATCCCTGTACTTTGCGGTTCTGCATATAGAAATAAAGGTGTTCAGAAGTTACTGGATGCAATTATTGAATATATGCCTGCTCCTACAGATATTGAAGATATCAAGGGTGTGGATGAGGATGGTAATGAAGTTCATAGAAAATCCTCTGATGATGAACCTTTTGCAGCTTTGGCATTTAAGATTATGGCTGACCCCTTCGTTGGAAAGCTTGCATTCTTCCGTGTGTATTCCGGTACATTAAATTCCGGTTCTTATGTATTAAACTCTACTAAGAATAAGAAGGAACGTGTAGGACGTATTCTTCAGATGCATGCGAATAAAAGAGAAGACTTGGAAAAAGTATATTCTGGAGATATCGCAGCTGCAGTTGGTTTGAAGGTTACAACCACTGGTGATACCATTTGTGATGAAAAGCACCCTGTAGTGCTTGAATCCATGGAATTCCCTGAGCCGGTTATCAACGTAGCAATCGAGCCTAAGACAAAAGCTGGTCAGGATAAGATGGGTGAAGCTTTAGCAAAGCTTGCTGAAGAGGATCCTACATTCAGAACCTATACAAATGAAGAAACAGGTCAGACAATTATCGCAGGTATGGGTGAGTTACACCTTGAAATTATTGTTGACAGACTTCTTCGTGAGTTCAAAGTAGAAGCTAATGTTGGTGCTCCTCAGGTTGCATACAAAGAAAGCTTCACTAAGACCGTTGAGGTTGACAGTAAGTATGCGAAGCAGTCCGGTGGTCGTGGTCAGTACGGTCATTGTAAGGTTCGCTTCGAGCCTATGGATGCCAATGCGGAGAAGACCTATGAGTTTGTTAATGAAATAACCGGTGGTGCTATTCCGAAGGAATACATCCCTGCTGTAGATGCTGGTATTCAGGAAGCATCCAAAGCCGGTGTGCTGGGTGGTTATCCTGTACTTGGTATTAGAGCGATCTGCTTTGATGGTTCTTACCATGAAGTTGACTCCAGTGAAATGGCGTTCAAGATTGCGGGTTCTATGGCATTCAAGGATGCTATGCATAAGGCAGGCGCAGTATTGCTTGAGCCTATCATGAGAGTTGAAGTAACTGTTCCAGAGGAATACATGGGTGATGTTATCGGTGATATCAGCTCCCGTCGTGGTCGTATCGAAGGATCTGAGGATATTAATGGATCAAAATTAATTCGTGGTTTTGTTCCGTTGTCCGAGATGTTCGGATACGCAACCTCTCTTCGTTCTAAGACTCAGGGTCGTGGTGCATACTCCATGTTCTTTGCATCCTATGAACCGGTTCCGAAGAACGTACAGGAGAAAGTATTATCCGCTAAGGCTGGAAAGTAA
- the tuf gene encoding elongation factor Tu, whose amino-acid sequence MAKAKFERSKPHCNIGTIGHVDHGKTTLTAAITKTLNARLGTGEVIAFDQIDKAPEEKARGITISTAHVEYESKKRHYAHVDCPGHADYVKNMITGAAQMDGAILVVAATDGVMAQTKEHILLSRQVGVPYIVVFMNKCDMVDDPELLELVEMEVRDLLNEYEFPGDDTPIIQGSALKALEDPNSPWGDKILELFDAVDSWIPDPQRETDKPFLMPVEDVFSITGRGTVATGRVERGVLHVSEEVEIVGIKEETRKVVVTGIEMFRKLLDEAQAGDNIGALLRGVQRNEIERGQVLTKPGSVTCHKKFTAQVYVLTKEEGGRHTPFFNNYRPQFYFRTTDVTGVCNLPDGVEMCMPGDNIEMSIELIHPIAMEQGLGFAIREGGRTVGSGKVATIIE is encoded by the coding sequence ATGGCAAAGGCTAAATTTGAAAGAAGTAAACCGCATTGTAATATCGGTACTATCGGTCACGTAGACCATGGTAAGACAACTCTTACAGCAGCAATTACTAAGACTCTTAATGCAAGACTTGGAACCGGTGAAGTAATAGCATTCGATCAGATCGATAAGGCTCCAGAGGAGAAAGCAAGAGGAATCACAATATCTACAGCTCACGTTGAGTATGAGTCAAAGAAAAGACACTACGCTCACGTTGACTGTCCAGGACATGCTGACTATGTAAAGAACATGATCACTGGTGCAGCACAGATGGATGGTGCTATCCTTGTTGTAGCTGCTACTGACGGTGTTATGGCTCAGACAAAAGAGCACATCTTACTTTCCCGTCAGGTAGGTGTTCCTTATATCGTAGTATTCATGAACAAATGTGATATGGTTGACGATCCTGAACTTCTTGAGTTAGTTGAGATGGAAGTTAGAGATTTATTAAATGAGTATGAGTTCCCTGGTGATGATACTCCTATCATCCAAGGTTCTGCTTTAAAGGCTCTTGAAGATCCTAACAGCCCTTGGGGTGATAAGATCCTTGAGTTATTTGATGCAGTTGATTCATGGATTCCGGATCCTCAGAGAGAGACAGATAAGCCTTTCTTAATGCCTGTGGAAGACGTATTCTCTATTACTGGTCGTGGTACAGTTGCTACTGGCCGTGTAGAACGTGGTGTTCTTCATGTATCTGAAGAAGTTGAAATCGTTGGTATTAAAGAAGAGACTCGTAAGGTTGTTGTAACTGGTATCGAGATGTTCAGAAAGCTTCTTGATGAGGCTCAGGCTGGTGATAATATTGGTGCACTTCTTCGTGGTGTACAGAGAAATGAAATCGAAAGAGGACAGGTTCTCACTAAACCCGGTTCTGTAACATGCCATAAGAAATTTACAGCACAGGTATACGTATTAACAAAAGAAGAAGGTGGACGTCATACTCCTTTCTTCAACAACTACAGACCTCAGTTCTACTTCAGAACAACTGACGTAACTGGTGTTTGCAACCTTCCTGATGGTGTAGAGATGTGTATGCCTGGCGATAACATCGAGATGAGCATTGAATTAATTCATCCGATCGCTATGGAGCAAGGTTTAGGCTTCGCTATCCGTGAGGGTGGTAGAACCGTTGGTTCAGGTAAAGTAGCTACAATTATTGAGTAA
- a CDS encoding helix-turn-helix domain-containing protein, with protein sequence MAIGERIKRIRNFRKLTQAQLGEAVGLSDVRIRQYEIGNRTPKEEMIQELAKALDCNYRSIYEPSLYAAEDVMYALFELDEHYNMPLYEVANPEDPTEKHIAVGFDYSLLDDFLNTWKKKKEDLASGKITKEEYFEWKINWPHKED encoded by the coding sequence ATGGCTATTGGTGAACGAATAAAGCGAATCAGAAATTTCCGCAAATTAACACAGGCACAGCTTGGCGAAGCTGTGGGATTATCCGACGTGCGAATCCGTCAGTACGAAATCGGCAACCGAACACCCAAGGAAGAAATGATACAGGAGCTTGCAAAAGCTTTAGACTGTAATTACCGCTCCATCTACGAGCCTTCCCTCTACGCAGCGGAAGATGTGATGTATGCTCTCTTTGAATTGGATGAGCACTACAATATGCCCCTCTACGAAGTTGCAAATCCCGAAGACCCTACTGAGAAACATATCGCTGTTGGTTTCGATTATTCTTTACTGGATGATTTCCTGAATACCTGGAAAAAGAAAAAAGAGGACTTAGCCTCCGGTAAAATTACCAAAGAAGAGTATTTTGAATGGAAGATTAACTGGCCTCACAAAGAAGATTAG
- a CDS encoding MerR family transcriptional regulator — MTKRYLSAKEVAELLGIAESTAYAVIRGWNKELKAQGYFTKAGSIPRAYFEKKCYGYGEAQ, encoded by the coding sequence ATGACGAAACGCTATTTATCTGCTAAGGAAGTTGCTGAACTTCTGGGAATTGCAGAATCAACCGCTTACGCAGTTATTCGTGGATGGAATAAGGAACTGAAAGCGCAGGGTTATTTTACCAAGGCAGGTTCCATTCCGAGAGCCTACTTTGAGAAGAAGTGCTACGGATATGGCGAAGCGCAATAG
- a CDS encoding site-specific integrase, whose protein sequence is MWQLQEREVMSMPVYKDEKRNTWFCKCNYKDWLGESKSKMKRGFATKKDAQQWERDFLQKQSARMDMKFASFVEVYFEDKAPRLKERSIMTKRTLFETKIIPYFGEKQMNEITAVDIIKWQNALLNQDYKPTYLRMIQNQMTALFNHAEKFYDLKDNPCKKVDKMGRPNAKELNFWTKDEYEQFIQGFSSDEEMYRIIFQMLFWLGCRVGELLALTSQDIDFENGIVNISKTYYRRNQTDYITPPKTESSNRKITIPKFLAEEMKNFVDRQYGLTPEDRIFPITDRAIQKKMKQKTEQAKLKPIRVHDLRHSHIALLIEKGMQPLVIAQRVGHDSVNTTMNIYGHLYPNKQKQVADLLNAEATGELESNLVDMASEMRFRKAGGWS, encoded by the coding sequence GTGTGGCAACTACAAGAAAGAGAGGTAATGAGTATGCCGGTTTATAAGGACGAGAAACGAAACACTTGGTTTTGTAAGTGCAACTATAAGGATTGGCTTGGAGAGAGTAAGTCAAAGATGAAACGTGGATTTGCTACCAAGAAGGATGCCCAACAGTGGGAACGTGATTTTTTACAGAAGCAGAGTGCCAGAATGGACATGAAGTTTGCTTCCTTTGTGGAAGTGTATTTTGAGGATAAGGCACCGAGACTGAAGGAACGTTCCATAATGACGAAGCGGACATTATTTGAAACCAAGATCATTCCTTACTTTGGTGAGAAACAGATGAATGAGATTACTGCGGTGGATATCATCAAGTGGCAGAACGCACTTCTGAATCAGGATTATAAGCCAACGTATCTGAGGATGATTCAGAATCAGATGACAGCACTTTTTAACCACGCAGAGAAGTTCTATGATCTGAAGGACAATCCCTGCAAGAAGGTGGATAAAATGGGGCGTCCGAATGCTAAGGAGTTAAATTTCTGGACTAAAGATGAGTACGAACAGTTTATTCAAGGTTTTAGTTCGGATGAAGAGATGTACCGAATTATCTTTCAGATGTTATTCTGGCTTGGATGCCGTGTAGGAGAGCTACTGGCTCTTACCAGTCAGGATATTGATTTTGAAAACGGAATAGTGAACATCTCCAAGACTTATTATAGGAGAAATCAGACAGATTATATTACACCACCGAAGACCGAGAGTTCTAATCGCAAGATTACTATTCCAAAGTTTCTGGCAGAGGAGATGAAGAATTTTGTGGACAGACAATATGGATTGACACCGGAGGATCGTATCTTTCCTATCACAGACAGAGCAATTCAGAAGAAGATGAAACAAAAGACGGAGCAGGCGAAACTAAAGCCTATCCGTGTGCATGACCTTCGCCATTCGCACATTGCTTTACTGATTGAAAAAGGGATGCAGCCATTGGTCATCGCTCAGCGGGTGGGACATGATTCCGTGAATACCACCATGAATATCTATGGACACCTTTATCCGAATAAGCAGAAGCAGGTGGCGGATTTGCTCAATGCAGAGGCTACCGGGGAACTTGAAAGCAATCTGGTGGATATGGCATCAGAGATGCGGTTTCGAAAGGCAGGTGGCTGGTCGTGA
- a CDS encoding DUF6061 family protein: protein MVRGFYNEQNNTVNVIHYDTNCIVSLDCGKCESGLRTTPNSQGKMDALAIDDPVEYVRLMLSGEMQVWLDALDDLSVW from the coding sequence ATGGTAAGAGGATTTTACAACGAGCAGAATAATACGGTGAATGTTATCCACTATGATACTAACTGCATTGTAAGTTTGGATTGTGGGAAGTGTGAGAGTGGTCTTCGAACCACTCCAAACTCCCAAGGGAAGATGGATGCGCTGGCGATAGATGACCCGGTGGAGTATGTGAGGTTGATGCTTAGCGGGGAGATGCAGGTGTGGCTGGATGCGTTGGATGACTTGAGTGTGTGGTAG
- a CDS encoding helix-turn-helix domain-containing protein: protein MAVSYNRLWKLLVDRKMSKADLRKQAVIAPNTMTKLRRDEEVTLGVLGKICKTLDVDYGDIMEYVKE, encoded by the coding sequence ATGGCTGTATCATATAACAGATTATGGAAGTTATTAGTGGATAGAAAAATGAGCAAAGCGGATTTGAGGAAGCAGGCCGTAATAGCACCTAATACAATGACTAAGCTTCGGAGAGATGAAGAGGTGACATTAGGTGTGCTTGGGAAGATTTGCAAGACACTTGATGTGGATTATGGAGATATTATGGAGTATGTGAAGGAGTAA
- a CDS encoding DUF262 domain-containing protein yields MSEPKRTGLLQLLGNSLGCQFVIPVYQRNYTWAAEREVKQYFDDLQSVLKGDYKNHFMGIIIYLEKAIDFSSREFSIIDGQQRLTTTFLIIYAIKQMLVNCNDTEKVKQLEGQYLTNPYHNDKIKYKLKPLVSDDDVYRCIVEDRMGDITDKESNVLKNYQYISNRLNELLLQGYDANAILMALDKLYVVCVPISEEDNAQKIFESINATGVKLTSADLIRNYLLMDLQSDVQEKYYADYWKKLEDNVSVDSKTLELFFRMYLAIKTYNLVPKNNVYREFVKWIEEHDTNIKVLFEDLLEYAKIFNLLMNEDINKIDKELKDAIVDFRKVNSDLPMAIVMEFYRMYRKGCITIDVLAMLICAINTYMIRRSLCDMNSQNISKLFPTVLKKVLEKCNDDYTDVLRHLNQEMVGNMASTSGSYMPTDKQMKEMLFNANVYKRPALRIVLDRLELYNNPAPVDLSHLSIEHLMPQTPTEEWLEELDTDMETYLENLHRIGNLTLAAKKDNSKMGNLMWDYKNEVLKETAHLKLNLQLMEIDKWDMARIDSRTKELIEKICFIYPYPEVSVTQKIDDSVVDEMTALDLCVEIAIDEQPITCIRKRRTFKTEDNKKGYTIVSSKMYPQGDKEKYWFGYRDKRFEDIESCDEQYMILGCRNKTLSVVRFPRAFIEQNLSMLNSSVDSETGEISHYHIVIFKNPDGKMTMLLSKPVLREIDISEYVIGEI; encoded by the coding sequence ATGAGTGAACCAAAGAGAACAGGGTTATTACAATTACTAGGAAATAGTTTAGGTTGTCAATTTGTAATTCCGGTGTATCAAAGAAATTACACATGGGCGGCAGAGCGAGAAGTTAAGCAATATTTTGATGATTTACAGAGTGTTTTAAAAGGTGATTATAAAAATCATTTTATGGGAATTATAATTTATCTTGAAAAAGCCATTGACTTTAGTTCAAGGGAGTTTTCTATCATTGATGGTCAGCAAAGATTAACGACTACATTTTTGATTATATATGCCATAAAGCAAATGCTGGTTAATTGTAATGACACTGAAAAGGTAAAGCAGTTGGAGGGGCAATACCTGACGAATCCATATCATAATGATAAAATAAAATATAAGCTCAAACCCTTGGTGTCAGATGATGATGTGTATAGATGTATTGTGGAAGATAGGATGGGTGATATAACTGATAAAGAATCAAATGTTTTGAAAAATTATCAGTATATTAGCAATCGTTTAAATGAGCTGTTATTACAAGGTTATGATGCGAATGCTATATTAATGGCACTAGACAAATTATATGTGGTGTGTGTTCCTATTTCAGAGGAAGATAACGCTCAAAAAATTTTTGAAAGCATAAATGCTACTGGTGTAAAGCTTACTTCGGCCGACTTAATAAGAAATTATCTTCTGATGGATTTACAAAGTGATGTACAGGAAAAATATTATGCAGATTATTGGAAAAAACTAGAGGATAATGTTTCTGTAGATTCTAAGACCTTAGAATTGTTCTTCAGAATGTATTTAGCTATAAAAACATATAATTTGGTTCCCAAAAACAATGTTTATAGAGAATTTGTAAAATGGATTGAGGAACATGATACAAATATAAAGGTTTTGTTTGAAGATCTATTGGAATATGCAAAAATATTTAATCTGCTTATGAATGAAGACATAAATAAGATTGATAAAGAACTCAAAGATGCAATTGTTGATTTTAGAAAAGTGAATTCAGATTTACCGATGGCAATTGTTATGGAGTTCTATAGAATGTATCGTAAAGGCTGTATTACTATCGATGTTTTAGCTATGCTAATATGTGCTATCAATACATATATGATTCGTAGAAGTTTATGTGATATGAATTCACAAAATATTTCTAAACTATTTCCTACGGTGTTAAAGAAGGTGTTGGAGAAGTGTAATGATGATTATACAGATGTACTACGACATTTGAATCAGGAAATGGTCGGAAATATGGCTTCTACAAGTGGTAGTTATATGCCAACAGATAAACAGATGAAGGAAATGTTGTTTAATGCTAATGTTTACAAGAGACCGGCGCTTAGAATCGTATTGGATAGATTGGAGTTGTACAATAATCCGGCTCCAGTTGACTTGAGTCATTTAAGTATAGAGCATCTGATGCCACAGACACCTACGGAAGAATGGTTGGAAGAATTGGATACAGATATGGAAACATATTTGGAAAACCTACATAGAATAGGAAATCTTACTCTTGCCGCAAAGAAGGACAATAGTAAAATGGGAAATCTTATGTGGGATTACAAGAATGAAGTGTTAAAAGAAACTGCTCATTTAAAATTGAATCTTCAACTAATGGAAATTGATAAATGGGATATGGCAAGAATTGATAGCAGAACCAAGGAACTGATTGAAAAAATATGTTTTATTTATCCGTATCCGGAGGTTAGTGTTACTCAGAAAATAGATGACAGCGTTGTTGATGAAATGACAGCACTTGATTTGTGTGTTGAAATAGCCATTGATGAACAACCGATAACCTGTATTAGAAAAAGAAGAACTTTCAAAACGGAGGACAATAAAAAAGGATATACCATAGTGTCTTCCAAAATGTATCCTCAAGGGGATAAGGAAAAATATTGGTTTGGATATCGTGATAAACGATTTGAGGATATTGAATCTTGTGATGAACAGTATATGATTTTGGGATGTAGAAACAAAACACTTTCGGTTGTTAGATTCCCAAGAGCATTTATTGAGCAGAACCTGAGTATGCTAAATTCTTCCGTGGATAGTGAAACAGGCGAAATATCTCATTATCATATTGTCATTTTCAAAAATCCAGACGGAAAAATGACAATGCTTCTTTCAAAACCGGTATTACGGGAAATAGATATTTCGGAATATGTGATTGGTGAGATATAA